A stretch of uncultured Methanobrevibacter sp. DNA encodes these proteins:
- a CDS encoding zinc ribbon domain-containing protein — MKICDICGTLSLKENSYCTHCGNKLTIEHVCPYCGATNLDNATHCVKCEKQINPISIDDFDTLFSDYNHDLLLNAEISDEEYMRIVSKLFVRADYLEIYGDTTKNKILNFASAFTECQTKARGYERGYIFLGNCIYYDDRLDDSVQIATIIHELGHYFLFSIIESVLCHIFNVKPSVTLQSFIWYFLTLQEFKIMNEYCAHTVEGRFIPFGYQNYGSYNMLVKNLTIDKESLNAMVIFGNTFANEIIVYLENYIDEDLREEIKIQYRKDLTKPTYESILTETDDCLPLSIKNKTLLKVLYDIFREASKESVREELEGIKRSIELN; from the coding sequence TTGAAAATCTGTGATATTTGCGGAACATTAAGCCTTAAGGAAAACAGCTATTGCACTCACTGTGGCAATAAACTGACAATCGAACATGTCTGTCCGTATTGCGGTGCAACTAATTTGGATAATGCCACTCATTGTGTAAAGTGCGAAAAACAAATAAACCCTATTTCTATTGATGATTTTGATACTTTATTCAGTGATTATAATCATGATTTGCTGTTAAATGCTGAAATAAGCGATGAGGAATATATGCGTATTGTTTCAAAGCTGTTTGTCAGGGCTGATTATCTCGAAATTTACGGTGATACTACTAAAAATAAGATTCTTAATTTTGCCAGTGCATTTACTGAATGCCAGACTAAGGCAAGAGGTTATGAAAGAGGTTACATTTTCCTTGGAAACTGCATTTATTATGATGACCGTTTAGATGATTCGGTACAGATTGCAACAATCATACATGAATTGGGTCACTATTTCTTGTTTTCCATTATTGAAAGCGTATTATGTCATATATTTAATGTTAAACCTTCAGTAACTTTACAAAGTTTCATCTGGTACTTCTTGACTCTCCAGGAGTTTAAAATCATGAATGAATATTGTGCTCATACTGTCGAAGGCAGATTTATTCCGTTCGGTTATCAGAATTATGGTTCCTATAATATGTTAGTTAAAAATCTCACCATTGACAAGGAATCATTGAATGCAATGGTAATTTTTGGAAACACCTTTGCAAACGAAATCATTGTTTATCTAGAAAATTACATTGATGAAGATTTAAGAGAAGAAATAAAAATTCAGTATAGAAAGGATTTAACCAAACCTACATATGAATCAATTTTAACCGAAACTGATGATTGTCTGCCTTTAAGTATAAAAAATAAGACACTTCTTAAAGTGTTATATGATATTTTTAGAGAAGCTTCGAAAGAAAGTGTAAGAGAAGAATTAGAAGGAATAAAAAGAAGTATAGAATTAAATTAA
- a CDS encoding molybdenum cofactor guanylyltransferase, giving the protein MSSEIKNNENIKSCIILCGGKSSRMGQDKGSMIIQDKPMIKHILSTLNHQINEAIIVLNDQKRIEKYGEFINPSDYSYTITFVEDTIKNKGPMPGIMTGLSCINSDYALILPCDSPYVSQKYINTIFKENDGKYQAVVPYHDENLKLKTSEPLHSIYNRNIVPVIENLIKEDVLHIKGLIEKIDTKFVLIDNKKIEKKEFRNLNRPSDI; this is encoded by the coding sequence ATGAGTAGTGAAATTAAAAATAATGAAAATATTAAATCTTGCATTATTTTATGTGGAGGTAAGAGTAGTAGGATGGGTCAGGATAAAGGTTCCATGATTATTCAAGATAAACCTATGATAAAACACATCCTTTCTACATTAAACCACCAGATAAATGAAGCTATAATTGTTTTAAATGACCAAAAAAGAATTGAGAAATATGGGGAATTCATAAATCCTTCAGATTACTCATACACCATCACATTTGTTGAAGACACAATTAAAAATAAGGGACCTATGCCCGGAATAATGACCGGCCTTTCCTGCATAAACAGTGATTATGCATTAATTTTACCATGCGACAGCCCTTATGTTTCACAAAAATACATCAACACTATTTTTAAGGAAAATGACGGCAAATATCAGGCCGTTGTTCCATATCATGATGAAAATTTGAAACTGAAAACATCAGAGCCCCTTCATTCAATATATAACAGAAACATCGTTCCGGTAATTGAAAATTTAATTAAAGAAGATGTTTTGCACATCAAGGGACTGATAGAAAAAATAGATACGAAATTTGTATTAATAGATAATAAAAAAATAGAAAAAAAAGAATTTAGAAATCTTAATCGTCCGTCAGACATTTAA
- a CDS encoding zinc ribbon domain-containing protein: MALENYCKKCGHKLLPNEPYCIKCGSKTHNMETNGPILDIPIHNIGFFDFDIDFSPYIDSDRQDFKYDICSCGYLNEADNEYCDMCGAKRNHSKFEKLIKNKSKPQFSMDNILCDCGAINSHENAFCEMCGKQLKETPTIIEDNNYSNFNLEFTDSVFCFCGEENEKFSHFCRNCGLPLINYGKSYDISILCTCSTINEATSDYCIKCGKNLNRMDSVVLCICGEKNPKGSKFCHNCERPLNPQKTIYTRIICSCGEILDFDSDFCHNCGKNIKRAFMRKNSVNNTVKSLKGLFR, encoded by the coding sequence ATGGCTTTAGAAAACTATTGTAAAAAATGTGGACATAAACTTCTTCCAAATGAACCTTACTGCATTAAATGCGGAAGTAAAACACATAATATGGAAACTAATGGTCCTATTTTGGATATTCCAATCCATAATATTGGGTTTTTTGATTTTGATATAGATTTTTCACCGTATATTGATAGTGATAGGCAGGATTTTAAATATGACATATGTTCCTGCGGTTATCTAAATGAGGCTGACAATGAATATTGTGATATGTGCGGAGCTAAAAGAAATCACAGCAAATTTGAAAAATTAATAAAAAACAAATCAAAGCCTCAATTTTCCATGGATAATATTTTATGTGACTGCGGTGCAATAAATTCCCATGAAAACGCTTTTTGTGAAATGTGCGGGAAGCAATTAAAGGAAACTCCTACTATTATTGAAGATAATAATTACAGTAATTTCAATTTGGAATTCACAGATTCTGTATTCTGTTTCTGTGGTGAGGAAAATGAAAAATTTTCCCATTTTTGCAGGAATTGCGGTCTTCCATTGATTAATTATGGAAAATCTTATGATATTTCTATTTTATGTACCTGTTCTACAATCAATGAAGCCACTTCGGATTATTGTATCAAATGCGGAAAAAATTTAAACAGGATGGATTCTGTTGTACTTTGCATATGTGGTGAAAAAAATCCTAAGGGAAGTAAATTCTGCCATAACTGTGAGAGGCCATTGAATCCTCAAAAAACAATATATACTCGAATAATATGCTCCTGTGGTGAAATATTGGATTTTGATTCAGATTTTTGTCATAATTGCGGAAAAAATATTAAAAGAGCATTCATGCGTAAAAATTCTGTTAATAATACTGTCAAATCATTAAAAGGATTATTCAGGTAG
- a CDS encoding ribosome assembly factor SBDS yields MVNVDEAIIAKYEYCGEHFEILVDPDLAADYRNPDGPDVAIEDLLAVEEIFKDSKKGDKASDEAMNKIFETTDPIEVSKVILEKGTVQLTADQKRKMQEDKRKLVINKIAKEAINPQNGLPHPVQRIENACDEARVKFDPFTSVDQQVQTALKAIKPLIPIRFEKVKVAVRLPGSAAGGAYSVIHGFGEIINEEWQQDGSWIGIIEMPGGLQDSFAAKMAEISGGEAETRTIK; encoded by the coding sequence ATGGTCAATGTTGATGAAGCTATTATCGCTAAATATGAATATTGTGGTGAACATTTTGAAATATTGGTTGACCCTGATTTAGCAGCTGATTATAGGAATCCTGATGGTCCAGATGTTGCCATTGAAGATCTTTTAGCTGTTGAAGAAATTTTCAAAGACTCCAAAAAAGGAGACAAGGCTTCTGATGAAGCTATGAATAAAATATTTGAAACTACTGATCCTATTGAAGTTTCTAAAGTTATACTTGAAAAAGGAACTGTTCAATTAACTGCCGATCAAAAAAGAAAGATGCAAGAGGATAAAAGAAAACTGGTTATTAATAAAATAGCTAAGGAAGCTATTAATCCTCAAAATGGTCTTCCTCATCCTGTCCAAAGAATTGAAAATGCTTGTGATGAGGCTCGCGTTAAATTTGATCCGTTTACTTCTGTAGATCAACAAGTTCAAACAGCTCTAAAAGCGATAAAGCCACTTATTCCAATCAGATTTGAAAAAGTTAAAGTTGCTGTTAGACTCCCTGGATCTGCAGCAGGTGGTGCTTATTCTGTAATCCATGGTTTCGGTGAAATAATTAATGAAGAATGGCAACAAGACGGCTCTTGGATTGGTATTATTGAAATGCCTGGTGGTCTTCAAGACTCTTTTGCTGCTAAAATGGCTGAAATTTCTGGTGGAGAAGCAGAAACTAGAACTATTAAATAA
- a CDS encoding Rpp14/Pop5 family protein encodes MKLKVLPPTLRKNNRYLTVEIKITSPFSKDELVTCVWDACIRFQGEANTANFNLWVMKFYEIESNDEFYTYKAIVRCQRDFVDDVRSSLALATKFNNSRIAITTVGLSGTISGSHKYI; translated from the coding sequence ATGAAGCTTAAAGTGTTACCTCCTACTCTTAGGAAAAACAACAGATATCTGACAGTTGAGATTAAAATAACCTCCCCCTTCTCCAAAGATGAACTGGTTACATGTGTGTGGGATGCATGCATTCGCTTTCAGGGTGAGGCAAATACCGCCAATTTCAATTTGTGGGTCATGAAATTTTATGAAATTGAAAGTAATGATGAATTCTATACATATAAGGCTATTGTGAGGTGTCAAAGGGATTTTGTTGATGATGTCAGATCATCACTGGCTCTTGCCACAAAATTCAATAACTCCCGAATTGCAATTACTACTGTAGGTTTATCCGGAACCATAAGCGGTTCACACAAATACATTTAA
- a CDS encoding UbiX family flavin prenyltransferase, with protein MIVVAITGASGVIYGIRLLEVLNELNIKNSLVISDAGKIVIESETEYSVEDVIKVADTYYDFNDLTASINSGSFKADGLVIVPCSMKTLSSIANGYGANTITRVADVSLKERRTTVIVPRETPLRSIHLQNMLTLSQEGAIILPAMPGFYSTHDSVDDQINFVVGKILDSLKIENNLFKRWE; from the coding sequence ATGATAGTTGTAGCAATAACCGGAGCAAGCGGAGTAATATATGGAATAAGATTGCTCGAAGTCCTGAATGAATTGAATATTAAAAACAGTTTGGTAATCAGTGATGCCGGAAAAATCGTTATAGAATCAGAAACCGAATACAGCGTCGAAGACGTAATAAAAGTGGCAGACACATACTATGATTTCAATGACCTGACCGCTTCTATAAACAGCGGATCATTTAAGGCCGATGGCCTGGTGATTGTGCCGTGTTCCATGAAAACATTATCTTCAATAGCCAATGGATATGGAGCAAATACAATTACAAGAGTGGCCGACGTCAGCCTTAAAGAACGAAGAACCACAGTTATTGTTCCTCGTGAAACTCCACTTAGAAGCATTCACCTGCAGAATATGCTAACATTATCACAAGAGGGAGCCATAATCCTACCTGCAATGCCTGGATTTTATTCAACACATGACAGCGTTGATGACCAGATTAATTTTGTTGTAGGAAAGATTCTCGACTCTTTAAAAATAGAAAATAACTTATTTAAAAGGTGGGAATAA
- a CDS encoding zinc ribbon domain-containing protein, which translates to MKCENCGFENKDTAKFCTKCGASFSEVKVPPTPKGSNNTTKYIIIALVIVVIVLVASLAYFAGAMTSNGSSNGAVENNSSKTVSSNDDSSDGDSQSESTSTQSTSSSSSKSKSWEVIGSYSGSGSGSQKISVPSGQIMVKLSAYPIKNYATNHLYVTGSNGQSGGVDWGSHSDVETRSDSFSYTSSSTESFTIDYYETVSWEVEFYRYQ; encoded by the coding sequence ATGAAATGTGAAAATTGTGGTTTTGAAAATAAGGATACCGCTAAATTTTGTACGAAATGCGGTGCATCATTTAGTGAAGTTAAAGTTCCACCTACTCCAAAAGGCTCAAACAATACTACTAAATATATAATTATTGCTTTGGTTATTGTAGTAATTGTCCTTGTTGCTAGTTTGGCTTATTTTGCGGGAGCTATGACTTCAAATGGCAGTTCAAATGGTGCTGTTGAAAACAATTCTTCCAAAACAGTTTCATCAAATGATGATTCAAGTGATGGTGATTCTCAAAGTGAATCTACTTCAACCCAATCTACCAGCTCTTCAAGTAGTAAATCCAAATCCTGGGAGGTTATTGGTAGTTATTCAGGTTCAGGTTCAGGTTCTCAGAAAATTTCTGTACCTTCTGGTCAGATAATGGTAAAACTTTCTGCATATCCAATCAAGAATTATGCAACTAATCATTTATATGTTACTGGTTCAAATGGCCAATCTGGTGGAGTTGATTGGGGTTCACATAGTGATGTTGAAACAAGATCTGACTCTTTCAGCTACACTTCATCATCTACAGAGTCATTTACAATTGATTACTATGAAACTGTAAGCTGGGAAGTTGAATTTTACAGATATCAATAA
- the rrp41 gene encoding exosome complex exonuclease Rrp41, protein MMSEMIRGDGRKFNELRPIKIEAGVLERADGSAYLEVGGNKILVAVYGPRESYIRRLLKPNTGVIRCRYNMAPFSVDDRKRPGPDRRSSEISKITADALRPALMLENYPRSMIDIYIEVIEAEGGTRCAGITAASVALVDAGIPMKDIVVGCAAGKVNDEIVLDLSEVEDKEGQADVPIAMMPRTGEITLLQSDGDLTEEEFAKAIDLAMEGCRQVSELQKEALMKKYSTE, encoded by the coding sequence ATGATGTCTGAAATGATTAGAGGTGACGGTAGGAAATTTAATGAATTACGTCCTATCAAAATTGAAGCAGGAGTTCTTGAACGTGCAGATGGTTCTGCTTATTTAGAAGTTGGAGGAAATAAAATTTTAGTAGCTGTATATGGTCCAAGAGAATCATATATCAGAAGATTATTAAAACCTAATACTGGTGTTATCAGATGCAGATATAACATGGCACCGTTTTCAGTAGACGACAGGAAAAGACCAGGACCTGACAGAAGGTCATCTGAAATTTCCAAAATTACTGCAGATGCTTTAAGACCAGCGTTAATGTTGGAAAATTATCCTCGTTCAATGATTGATATTTATATAGAAGTAATTGAAGCTGAAGGAGGAACTCGTTGTGCAGGAATTACAGCAGCTTCCGTTGCATTAGTTGATGCAGGAATTCCTATGAAAGATATTGTTGTAGGATGTGCTGCAGGTAAAGTAAATGATGAAATTGTACTTGACTTGTCTGAAGTGGAAGACAAAGAAGGACAGGCTGATGTTCCTATAGCTATGATGCCTAGAACAGGTGAAATTACATTACTGCAAAGTGACGGTGATTTAACTGAAGAAGAATTTGCAAAAGCAATCGATTTAGCTATGGAAGGATGTCGTCAAGTGAGTGAACTTCAAAAAGAAGCTTTAATGAAAAAGTATTCTACAGAATAG
- a CDS encoding transcriptional regulator, translated as MSDEYDELLKLTSYVQISKYREKTLKSIGDEVKIPTHIAQDSGIRTNHISKVLSELKSKDIVECINEEARKGRLYRLTDTGKEVLETIEQKEQKQKDK; from the coding sequence ATGTCAGACGAATACGACGAGCTTTTGAAATTAACTTCTTATGTTCAAATTTCAAAATATAGAGAAAAAACTTTAAAATCAATCGGAGATGAAGTTAAGATACCAACTCACATCGCTCAAGACAGTGGAATTAGAACTAATCATATTTCAAAAGTTCTAAGCGAACTTAAAAGTAAAGATATTGTTGAATGTATTAACGAAGAAGCTCGTAAAGGAAGATTATATCGTTTAACAGATACTGGAAAAGAGGTTTTGGAAACCATAGAACAAAAAGAACAAAAACAAAAAGATAAATAA
- the psmA gene encoding archaeal proteasome endopeptidase complex subunit alpha, which translates to MQPLQNAGYDRAITVFSPDGRLFQVEYAREAVKRGTTSIGVKCSEGIILAVDKRTTSNLVEASSIEKIFKIDEHIGAATSGLVADARALVERARVEAQINKITYSEPIRVDSLSKKLCDMLQLYTQNGGVRPFGSALIIGGVYDGKCKLFETDPSGALIEYKATAIGSGRAAAMDIFEEEYSDDLTLEGAIELALTAINEATDHDTTSNNVEIAVIKCSDEKYVKLTHEEVQKYIDEVLVEEEEEETEEEDSEEDSEDDSEEDEE; encoded by the coding sequence ATGCAACCTTTACAAAACGCTGGATATGATAGAGCTATTACTGTATTTAGCCCAGATGGAAGACTTTTCCAAGTAGAATATGCAAGAGAAGCTGTTAAAAGAGGAACTACATCTATAGGTGTAAAATGTTCTGAAGGAATTATTTTAGCTGTCGACAAAAGAACCACTTCCAATTTAGTGGAAGCATCATCTATTGAAAAAATATTTAAAATAGATGAACATATCGGTGCAGCTACTTCAGGTCTTGTAGCAGATGCAAGAGCTTTAGTTGAAAGAGCAAGAGTTGAAGCTCAAATCAATAAAATAACCTATAGCGAACCAATTCGTGTTGACAGCTTATCTAAAAAGTTATGTGACATGTTACAGTTATACACCCAAAACGGTGGAGTAAGGCCTTTCGGTTCTGCTTTAATCATCGGTGGTGTATATGATGGAAAATGCAAACTCTTCGAAACTGACCCAAGTGGAGCATTAATTGAATATAAAGCTACTGCTATCGGTTCAGGCAGAGCTGCTGCTATGGATATTTTTGAAGAAGAATATAGTGATGATTTAACTCTTGAAGGAGCTATTGAATTAGCATTAACTGCAATCAATGAAGCTACTGATCATGACACTACTTCAAACAATGTTGAAATAGCTGTTATTAAATGCAGTGATGAAAAATATGTAAAACTCACTCATGAAGAAGTACAAAAATACATTGATGAAGTGCTTGTAGAAGAGGAAGAAGAAGAGACTGAAGAAGAAGATTCTGAAGAAGATTCTGAAGATGATTCTGAAGAAGATGAAGAATAA
- the rrp42 gene encoding exosome complex protein Rrp42: MDIVPEITRQSINNLVKNDKREDGRQLTEYRDVTIETNVISKAEGSARVTLGGTQVIVGIKPQLGSPFPDTPDLGVLMTNCEMLPMADPNFEPGPPSDDSIELARVVDRGIRESELVELDKLCVEEGKHVWMLFIDLHIIDNCGNLFDACELAVMAALKSTKLPVASIVDEEVVLSEDETFDLPINNELALCTFVKIGDKMVLDPTLDEERVAAARLNVGVTKDGHICSMQKGGEKPLTKDEILYCVNTAVGKVKELIEYL; encoded by the coding sequence ATGGATATAGTACCAGAAATTACAAGACAAAGTATTAACAACCTTGTCAAAAATGATAAAAGAGAAGATGGCAGACAATTAACTGAATATAGGGATGTTACTATTGAAACTAATGTCATTTCTAAAGCTGAAGGTTCTGCTCGTGTAACTCTCGGTGGAACTCAAGTTATTGTAGGTATTAAACCACAACTTGGAAGCCCATTCCCTGACACTCCTGATTTAGGAGTTTTAATGACTAACTGTGAAATGTTACCAATGGCTGATCCTAATTTTGAACCAGGACCACCTAGTGATGATTCAATTGAACTTGCACGTGTAGTTGACAGAGGTATTCGTGAAAGTGAATTGGTAGAATTGGACAAATTATGTGTTGAAGAAGGAAAACATGTCTGGATGCTTTTCATTGACTTGCATATTATCGACAATTGCGGAAACCTTTTCGATGCATGTGAATTGGCTGTAATGGCAGCACTCAAATCTACTAAATTGCCTGTTGCAAGTATCGTTGATGAAGAAGTAGTTCTCAGTGAAGATGAAACATTCGATTTACCAATCAATAACGAATTGGCTTTATGTACTTTCGTTAAAATTGGTGACAAAATGGTTTTAGACCCAACATTGGATGAAGAAAGAGTAGCTGCTGCTCGTTTAAATGTTGGTGTTACAAAAGACGGTCACATTTGCTCCATGCAAAAAGGTGGCGAAAAACCTTTAACCAAAGATGAAATCCTTTACTGTGTAAATACTGCAGTTGGTAAAGTAAAAGAGTTAATAGAATATCTTTAA
- the rrp4 gene encoding exosome complex RNA-binding protein Rrp4, with protein MIYVENKDLVIPGQILADEEYYSGRGTFKENGKVCSSLIGLVSLRNKKIRVIPLKSKYVPKKGDVVIGKINDVRFSMWDVDINSPYSGILPAFEVFGREKKELNKVYDVGDVLFLRVVDVDEIKKAKLGLKGRGMGKFKGGIIVDIAPTKVPRLIGKKGSMINMIKDKTKCKIVVGQNGLVWVKGDEDMEQLTRNIIHLIEAEAHTSGLTNKIKNKLYLAIDGELPPEEEPQEEEEFVLEKPKLQNFKEELEQEELEEKEKEAEEEVEAEEQEEEKEDKPNIAEVIEELKKKNNKDNTLSYGDNSNNSFILNNK; from the coding sequence ATGATATATGTGGAAAATAAAGATTTAGTCATTCCAGGTCAGATATTGGCTGACGAGGAATACTATTCAGGAAGAGGTACCTTTAAAGAAAATGGTAAAGTTTGCTCTTCTTTAATAGGACTTGTTTCTTTAAGGAATAAAAAAATCAGAGTTATTCCTTTGAAAAGCAAATATGTTCCTAAAAAAGGAGATGTTGTAATAGGTAAAATCAATGATGTCAGGTTCTCAATGTGGGATGTTGACATTAATTCACCGTATTCAGGAATTTTACCTGCTTTTGAAGTGTTTGGTCGTGAGAAAAAAGAACTCAACAAAGTATATGATGTTGGGGATGTTCTATTTTTAAGAGTTGTCGATGTTGATGAAATCAAAAAGGCAAAACTTGGTTTAAAAGGAAGAGGAATGGGTAAATTTAAAGGAGGAATTATTGTAGATATTGCTCCAACTAAAGTTCCTAGACTAATCGGTAAAAAAGGTTCTATGATCAACATGATTAAAGATAAGACAAAATGTAAAATCGTCGTTGGTCAAAACGGTCTCGTTTGGGTAAAAGGAGACGAAGACATGGAACAGCTTACCAGAAATATTATTCATTTAATTGAAGCTGAGGCTCATACTTCTGGTTTAACTAATAAGATTAAAAACAAATTATACCTTGCTATCGATGGTGAATTGCCACCTGAAGAAGAACCTCAAGAAGAAGAGGAATTTGTTTTGGAAAAACCTAAACTTCAAAATTTTAAAGAAGAATTAGAACAAGAAGAATTGGAAGAAAAAGAAAAAGAAGCTGAAGAAGAAGTTGAAGCTGAAGAACAAGAAGAAGAAAAAGAAGATAAGCCAAATATTGCTGAAGTTATTGAAGAATTAAAGAAGAAAAATAATAAGGACAACACCTTATCCTATGGTGATAACTCAAATAATTCTTTTATTTTGAATAATAAATAA
- the cbiT gene encoding precorrin-6Y C5,15-methyltransferase (decarboxylating) subunit CbiT — protein sequence MLEDKDFIKSCDVPGPTKEAIRAILLYKSEVTSDDKVVDCGCGTGGLTCEFSQRARQVISIDTNPEAIETTKRNLDKFGLGDNVTLINDDGANVIKDIDDIDIAIVGGSGRQLENILDLVDEKLNSKGRILITAILVDTKVEAINKLKDLGYNPKIMEVNVSNGRVLDRGILMISENPIAIITAKKR from the coding sequence ATGTTAGAAGATAAGGATTTTATTAAATCCTGTGATGTTCCCGGACCAACCAAGGAAGCTATCAGAGCAATTTTGTTATACAAATCTGAAGTAACCTCCGATGATAAGGTTGTCGATTGCGGATGCGGTACTGGAGGACTTACATGCGAGTTTTCCCAAAGAGCCCGTCAAGTAATATCCATTGATACAAATCCTGAAGCGATTGAAACAACAAAAAGAAATCTTGACAAATTTGGACTGGGAGATAATGTCACATTAATTAATGATGACGGAGCAAATGTCATAAAGGATATTGATGATATTGACATTGCCATTGTTGGGGGCAGTGGCAGACAGCTTGAAAATATCCTTGACCTTGTTGATGAAAAATTAAATTCAAAAGGCAGAATACTGATAACTGCGATATTGGTTGACACCAAAGTGGAAGCAATCAACAAACTTAAAGATTTGGGATATAATCCTAAAATCATGGAAGTTAACGTTTCTAACGGACGAGTTTTAGACCGTGGAATACTGATGATTAGTGAAAACCCTATTGCAATAATTACTGCCAAAAAAAGATAA
- the rnp3 gene encoding ribonuclease P protein component 3: MFFDLNIEGGSLEDNVALACEASKFGWDHINFSYNQNDFKGALDIKSELFESLEDIIDFDYTLEIKSNNVSEIRKIARKFRKKSSCISVVGGDLKVNRNVLENIQIDVLSRPYLRRYDSGLNHVLAKEAVNNNVAVELCFKDVLKSYLAPRAKVISNFKDIYTLYRKFDFPLLLSSRAESIFDIRTTHDFVALFKQTGLTANEIEKSFSTAQNILKFNENRKALILKGVRRVVDEA; encoded by the coding sequence ATGTTTTTTGATTTAAATATTGAAGGGGGCAGCCTTGAAGATAATGTTGCTCTGGCATGTGAAGCTTCCAAATTTGGATGGGACCACATTAACTTTTCATATAATCAAAATGATTTTAAAGGTGCTCTTGATATTAAGTCTGAGCTTTTTGAGAGTTTGGAAGATATAATAGATTTTGATTATACTTTAGAAATTAAATCAAACAATGTATCTGAGATTAGAAAAATTGCGCGTAAATTCAGAAAAAAATCTTCATGCATTTCTGTTGTTGGTGGTGATTTAAAGGTCAACCGCAATGTTTTGGAAAATATTCAAATTGATGTTTTATCAAGGCCGTATTTAAGAAGATATGACAGCGGTCTTAATCATGTTTTAGCTAAAGAAGCTGTAAATAATAATGTTGCTGTAGAATTATGCTTTAAAGATGTTTTAAAATCTTACTTAGCACCTAGAGCTAAAGTCATTTCTAATTTTAAAGATATCTATACTTTGTATAGGAAATTTGATTTTCCTTTATTATTATCAAGTCGTGCTGAAAGTATTTTTGATATTAGGACAACTCATGATTTCGTGGCTTTATTTAAGCAGACAGGTTTGACAGCAAATGAGATTGAAAAATCATTCAGCACTGCTCAAAACATTTTAAAATTCAATGAAAATAGGAAAGCCCTTATATTGAAAGGTGTAAGGAGGGTTGTTGATGAAGCTTAA